In the Halorubrum ruber genome, GGGTGTAGACGGCGACGTCCTCGTCGTCGTCGAACTCCGCGAGGCTCGCGTCGAGCAGGGCCTCGGTGAGCTCGCGGCGGTCGTCGCCGTCGAGGCCGGCGATCGCCGCCTCGACGTCGTCGCGGACGTCCTCTAAGACGTCGCGGCGGGCGCCCAGCCGCTCCTGTTTGGCCTCGAGCTTCGCCGAGGAGAGCGTCTGTTCGCGCTCCTGGTCGATCTGGCTCTCGACCTCGGCGAGCCGCTCCTCGCGGATGCGCTCCGCGTCGGCCTCGGCGTCGGCGACGATCTCGTCGGCCTCCGCCTCGGCCTGTTCGCGGATCTCCTCCGCACGCGCGCGGGCCTCATCTTCAACGTCCTCAACGACGGTTTCCAAACTCATTGGTTGAAAAACGCTGGAGAGTTACCCGACGATGAAGACGACGACGAGCGCGAGGATGACGATCG is a window encoding:
- a CDS encoding V-type ATP synthase subunit E; the encoded protein is MSLETVVEDVEDEARARAEEIREQAEAEADEIVADAEADAERIREERLAEVESQIDQEREQTLSSAKLEAKQERLGARRDVLEDVRDDVEAAIAGLDGDDRRELTEALLDASLAEFDDDEDVAVYTRAEDVELLEELVADRNAEVDGEVDCLGGVVAESDTSRVRVNNTFDSVLESVWDDELKNISERLFDQ